The following are encoded together in the Salvelinus fontinalis isolate EN_2023a chromosome 38, ASM2944872v1, whole genome shotgun sequence genome:
- the LOC129837812 gene encoding voltage-dependent calcium channel gamma-8 subunit-like isoform X2 produces the protein MESKDRNSAAGMVCEKGIQILLTTVGAFAAFCLMTVSIGTDYWLYSRASICNSTRNHSDDPHNKDKKDPGALTHSGLWRICCLEGVKRGVCSQINHFPEDADFDHDGPEYVLRLSNIIGVIVYISAALGDISPKKDEDKKWQYSYGWSFYFGGLSFIMAEMVGVLAVNIYIEKNKELRCRSRTDIFKGTTHAMLRLPSYRFRRRSRSSSRSTDPSRSRDPSPVGGGGGKNFGLPPSAMLSQGPMSVATLPNPHSRSHTTLAGGDISLYTLSRDPKLAGLPPMYGTVDRATLYQLHNCFPKDGGGGGGGGVMMSGTLPSLKSHNPSLSQNSSNSNAPMGNSVGSGPPPFSSSTVERERGMGTLDRLKGDRESNSNTLNRKTTPV, from the exons ATGGAGTCGAAGGATAGAAACTCGGCGGCAG gGATGGTTTGTGAGAAGGGGATCCAGATCCTCCTCACCACCGTGGGGGCCTTTGCAGCCTTCTGCCTGATGACGGTTTCTATAGGGACGGACTACTGGCTGTACTCCCGCGCCTCCATCTGCAACAGCACCCGCAACCACTCAGACGACCCCCACAACAAGGACAAGAAGGACCCCGGAGCCCTCACCCACTCTGGCCTCTGGAGGATCTGCTGCCTGGAAG gggtgaAGAGGGGAGTGTGTTCTCAGATCAACCACTTCCCTGAGGATGCTGACTTTGACCATGATGGGCCTGAGTATGTTCTAC GTCTGAGCAACATCATCGGTGTGATCGTGTACATCTCTGCAGCGCTGGGAGACATCTCCCCTAAGAAGGACGAGGACAAGAAGTGGCAGTACAGCTACGGCTGGTCCTTCTACTTCGGAGGCCTGTCCTTCATCATGGCTGAGATGGTGGGCGTTCTGGCCGTCAACATCTACATCGAAAAGAACAAGGAGCTTCGCTGCCGCTCGCGCACTGACATCTTCAAGGGGACCACGCACGCCATGCTCCGCCTACCCAGCTACCGCTTCCGCCGTCGCTCCCGCTCCTCATCCCGCTCTACTGACCCCTCACGCTCCCGAGACCCCTCGCCGGTGGGGGGAGGCGGGGGGAAGAACTTTGGCCTGCCCCCCTCGGCCATGCTCTCCCAGGGGCCCATGTCTGTGGCCACGCTGCCCAACCCTCACTCTCGCTCCCACACCACCCTGGCGGGGGGCGACATCTCCCTCTACACTCTGTCCCGCGACCCCAAGCTGGCTGGCCTGCCCCCCATGTACGGCACTGTGGACCGCGCCACCCTCTACCAGCTCCACAACTGCTTCCCCAAGgacgggggaggagggggaggagggggtgtgatgATGAGCGGCACGCTGCCCTCTCTGAAGTCCCACAACCCCTCGCTGTCCCAGAATTCCTCCAACTCCAACGCACCCATGGGCAACTCGGTGGGCTCGGGGCCCCCACCCTTCTCCTCGTCCACggtggagagagaacgagggatggGAACGCTGGACAGGCtaaagggagatagagagagcaacTCCAATACGCTCAACAGGAAGACAACACCcgtgtag
- the LOC129837812 gene encoding voltage-dependent calcium channel gamma-4 subunit-like isoform X1: protein MESKDRNSAAGMVCEKGIQILLTTVGAFAAFCLMTVSIGTDYWLYSRASICNSTRNHSDDPHNKDKKDPGALTHSGLWRICCLEGVKRGVCSQINHFPEDADFDHDGPEYVLRMVRASNIFPILSAILLLMGGVCIGLSRFYKHKRNIVLGAGILFVAAGLSNIIGVIVYISAALGDISPKKDEDKKWQYSYGWSFYFGGLSFIMAEMVGVLAVNIYIEKNKELRCRSRTDIFKGTTHAMLRLPSYRFRRRSRSSSRSTDPSRSRDPSPVGGGGGKNFGLPPSAMLSQGPMSVATLPNPHSRSHTTLAGGDISLYTLSRDPKLAGLPPMYGTVDRATLYQLHNCFPKDGGGGGGGGVMMSGTLPSLKSHNPSLSQNSSNSNAPMGNSVGSGPPPFSSSTVERERGMGTLDRLKGDRESNSNTLNRKTTPV from the exons ATGGAGTCGAAGGATAGAAACTCGGCGGCAG gGATGGTTTGTGAGAAGGGGATCCAGATCCTCCTCACCACCGTGGGGGCCTTTGCAGCCTTCTGCCTGATGACGGTTTCTATAGGGACGGACTACTGGCTGTACTCCCGCGCCTCCATCTGCAACAGCACCCGCAACCACTCAGACGACCCCCACAACAAGGACAAGAAGGACCCCGGAGCCCTCACCCACTCTGGCCTCTGGAGGATCTGCTGCCTGGAAG gggtgaAGAGGGGAGTGTGTTCTCAGATCAACCACTTCCCTGAGGATGCTGACTTTGACCATGATGGGCCTGAGTATGTTCTAC gtatGGTCAGGGCTTCCAACATCTTCCCTATCCTCAGTGCTATCCTGCTGTTGATGGGAGGGGTGTGTATCGGTCTCAGTCGCTTCTATAAGCACAAGAGGAACATCGTCCTGGGAGCAGGCATTCTCTTTGTGGCTGCAG GTCTGAGCAACATCATCGGTGTGATCGTGTACATCTCTGCAGCGCTGGGAGACATCTCCCCTAAGAAGGACGAGGACAAGAAGTGGCAGTACAGCTACGGCTGGTCCTTCTACTTCGGAGGCCTGTCCTTCATCATGGCTGAGATGGTGGGCGTTCTGGCCGTCAACATCTACATCGAAAAGAACAAGGAGCTTCGCTGCCGCTCGCGCACTGACATCTTCAAGGGGACCACGCACGCCATGCTCCGCCTACCCAGCTACCGCTTCCGCCGTCGCTCCCGCTCCTCATCCCGCTCTACTGACCCCTCACGCTCCCGAGACCCCTCGCCGGTGGGGGGAGGCGGGGGGAAGAACTTTGGCCTGCCCCCCTCGGCCATGCTCTCCCAGGGGCCCATGTCTGTGGCCACGCTGCCCAACCCTCACTCTCGCTCCCACACCACCCTGGCGGGGGGCGACATCTCCCTCTACACTCTGTCCCGCGACCCCAAGCTGGCTGGCCTGCCCCCCATGTACGGCACTGTGGACCGCGCCACCCTCTACCAGCTCCACAACTGCTTCCCCAAGgacgggggaggagggggaggagggggtgtgatgATGAGCGGCACGCTGCCCTCTCTGAAGTCCCACAACCCCTCGCTGTCCCAGAATTCCTCCAACTCCAACGCACCCATGGGCAACTCGGTGGGCTCGGGGCCCCCACCCTTCTCCTCGTCCACggtggagagagaacgagggatggGAACGCTGGACAGGCtaaagggagatagagagagcaacTCCAATACGCTCAACAGGAAGACAACACCcgtgtag